One window of the Phalacrocorax aristotelis chromosome 19, bGulAri2.1, whole genome shotgun sequence genome contains the following:
- the HES5 gene encoding transcription factor HES-5, which yields MAPSALSLEILTPKEKNRLRKPIVEKLRRDRINSSIEQLKLLLEKEFQRHQPNSKLEKADILEMTVSYLKYSRTFAASAKSLQQDYCEGYAWCLKEALQFLSLHSANTETRMKLICHFQRSHAAPKDSGSSSAPASTHQPPAKQAALKPSCSLWRPW from the exons ATGGCACCCAGTGCTCTCTCCCTGGAAATCCTAACACCCAAAGAGAAGAACAGA CTCAGGAAACCCATTGTAGAGAAACTGCGCCGCGACCGGATTAACAGCAGCATCGAGCAGCTGAAACTGCTCCTGGAGAAGGAGTTTCAGAGACACCAGCCCAACTCCAAGCTGGAAAAAGCCGACATCCTGGAGATGACTGTCAGCTACCTGAAATACAGCCGAA CTTTTGCAGCATCTGCCAAAAGCCTACAGCAGGATTATTGTGAAGGGTATGCCTGGTGCCTGAAAGAAGCTCTGCAATTCCTGTCTCTCCATTCAGCAAACACAGAAACCCGGATGAAGCTGATCTGCCATTTCCAGAGGTCACACGCAGCGCCTAAGGACTCTGGTTCTTCTTCTGCTCCCGCTTCCACCCACCAGCCCCCTGCAAAACAAGCAGCACTGAAaccctcctgcagcctctggaggcCTTGGTAG